In the genome of Hevea brasiliensis isolate MT/VB/25A 57/8 chromosome 14, ASM3005281v1, whole genome shotgun sequence, the window TCTTGCCTTTTCCAAAGCAATAAAAATCTCAGTCAACCTTGGAAAATAGCAATTTTGGCTTTTCGTTTTTCTAATTTTCTTTGAAACTTCCATGaacttataaatttattttcacTTTCACAACTTTTTTTAATTAGCTAGTAGGTATTTTATTTCCATAATCTTTCATTCAATAAAAAGAATATAAAAAGTTTCCATGCATGGTAGAGATATTATATTTGCAATGGAAAATCTACTCCATTTATTAATGAGTTTTATTTCAGTTGTACTAAAATCATATTTGGAATGGTAAGTCAGCGTGAATTATATATACAAAAAAACAAATATATTCTATTTTATATCTATATATGCACACTTCGTGATTGTCTCATGCTGAATTTTATGTCTTAGATTATCAGGCGTTTTTTAAGGCATGGCAGATACTGACTATAATGATCCGAAAGGGAAATGTGGACATGTGGCAGTGCTAGAGCTTGacctttcctattcatttttctATACCCTAaccatatccattcaaatccatgCATTTTAAAACttgtaaatatatatagaaaGCTTATACATATTCTTGTATATAGCCCACTAATTGTCTTCTGATTTTGTGTTTGTTACTTGTACTTTATAGTTAATCATATTTATGTTGAATATTATTTCAGATGGTCTCAAATTGCGGCTCGTCTTCCTGGAAGGACAGACAACGAAATAaagaatttttggaactccacgtTGAAGAAAAGACTCAAGGTTATTAGTAATAACAATCCTTCCACAAGCTCACCAAATAATGATAGTGATTCCTCAGTGCCTAGAGATCATGTCATAGGAAATATCATGCCTATGCACAATGATGATCAGGACCTAATCGCCATGTGCATggactcatcttcttcatcatcagCATCCATCCAAGCCATCGTTGCCGGCGGTGGCAACCAGTTCGATCCTTTCTTAATCCTTAATAATAATCAGTTCGACGGGACCGGGGCTGCTGCTCTATTTGACATGTCTACATGCTTAACTCAGGTGGGCATGGGAGATGGATTTTATGGTGATTGTGGGATTTTAGAGAATCATCATAATAAGATTGGGATAGAAAGGGACCTTTGTGTTCCTCCACTAGAGAGTAGTAGAAGTATTGAGGAGGAGGAAAAGAAGAATAATAATAATGCTGTAACTAATCACAGCATTATTAGCGTGAAAAGCAATATCAACAATAACATCAACAACCACTTGAACAATAATAATTCTTGCTTCAATAACACTGATCATCATCACCATCATCAGAACTTAAAAGTAGAGGACATGTTTGGGTTTGAAAATCATTGGCAAGGAGAAAACTTAAGAATGGGAGAATG includes:
- the LOC110656787 gene encoding transcription factor MYB83, with translation MRKPDLMGKERGVNNNKAKLRKGLWSPEEDEKLIKYMLTNGQGCWSDIARNAGLHRCGKSCRLRWINYLRPDLKRGAFSPQEEELIIHLHSILGNRWSQIAARLPGRTDNEIKNFWNSTLKKRLKVISNNNPSTSSPNNDSDSSVPRDHVIGNIMPMHNDDQDLIAMCMDSSSSSSASIQAIVAGGGNQFDPFLILNNNQFDGTGAAALFDMSTCLTQVGMGDGFYGDCGILENHHNKIGIERDLCVPPLESSRSIEEEEKKNNNNAVTNHSIISVKSNINNNINNHLNNNNSCFNNTDHHHHHQNLKVEDMFGFENHWQGENLRMGEWDLEGLMENISSFPFLDFQVE